In Clostridium sp. SY8519, one genomic interval encodes:
- a CDS encoding ABC transporter permease subunit produces the protein MEGYSQKIKRKKSLYRRLADSRTVQRVSTIVLPVLLGIVIFALWQGGILQALFRVDTFVLPVPTKISELIGENWDAVISNSKATLAVTGLGLLFGSLAGYGAAVLASFFPRMGKGGLFLVGAFASMPAAALAPVMNNWTRDVSTQADVRSMVSKTIVVLLIAAANMSLNAYRGLTELKPYSRDLMDTYAASKARIFFRLQLPNSVPYIFTALKVSVPASIMTAIVSEYFAENIIGVGRQIRENIVLAQYSIAWVYITAACVIGIASYVLLMLAQTLIMKRYH, from the coding sequence ATGGAAGGTTATTCGCAGAAGATAAAGCGTAAAAAAAGCCTTTACCGGAGACTGGCAGACAGCAGGACGGTACAGCGGGTATCCACTATTGTGCTTCCGGTACTGCTGGGCATAGTGATTTTCGCGCTCTGGCAGGGCGGTATTCTGCAGGCGCTGTTTCGGGTAGACACATTTGTGCTTCCGGTTCCCACAAAAATCAGCGAACTGATCGGGGAAAACTGGGACGCAGTGATTTCCAACAGCAAAGCGACGCTGGCAGTGACCGGGCTGGGACTTTTGTTCGGTTCTCTGGCCGGCTACGGGGCAGCTGTCCTGGCATCCTTTTTCCCGCGGATGGGAAAAGGCGGGCTGTTTCTGGTAGGCGCATTCGCCTCCATGCCGGCGGCGGCCCTGGCACCGGTGATGAATAACTGGACCCGGGATGTATCCACACAGGCAGACGTCCGCAGCATGGTATCAAAGACCATTGTGGTGCTGCTGATCGCGGCGGCAAACATGAGCCTGAATGCCTATCGCGGCCTGACCGAGTTAAAGCCCTATTCCAGAGATCTGATGGATACCTACGCGGCGTCAAAGGCGCGGATCTTCTTCCGGCTGCAGCTGCCCAACTCCGTACCCTATATTTTCACCGCACTGAAAGTATCTGTTCCGGCCAGCATCATGACCGCGATTGTCAGTGAATATTTCGCGGAGAATATCATCGGGGTAGGCCGGCAGATCAGGGAAAACATCGTACTGGCACAGTATTCCATCGCCTGGGTTTATATTACCGCCGCCTGTGTCATCGGCATCGCGTCTTATGTACTGCTGATGCTGGCACAGACGCTGATTATGAAACGATACCACTGA
- a CDS encoding ABC transporter permease subunit, producing the protein MKNKRSSLMDRKWFRIAFWFAVIIIAWEIGASYVASVKPTPQNIMPHLYQILLAAVSPQPVSAGQTATAVVLQSAGATLGRALIGFLLGALAGFGLALVMKLSGIVEKLILPYLMIIQLIPVIGMAPIILAMTGDINRSRIIIAAILSFYPVATNVLAGFHAVGKDQYDLMATYAASRRQIYGKVLIPSARHYLFTGLKIAAPMAITASILVDTLQGDGGLGCVLSQALKHAMSIYVFWLIVFFSAIVGVLSTLIIGWVENLTTPGRKKGGWKHSRGRNHAMTEEAKERKEHYGRLFAEDKA; encoded by the coding sequence ATGAAGAACAAAAGAAGTTCACTGATGGATCGGAAATGGTTTCGGATCGCCTTCTGGTTTGCAGTGATCATTATCGCCTGGGAGATCGGGGCCTCCTATGTGGCTTCGGTAAAGCCGACACCCCAGAATATCATGCCCCATCTGTACCAGATTCTCCTGGCGGCGGTATCACCTCAGCCGGTATCCGCCGGACAGACAGCGACAGCAGTGGTGCTGCAGAGCGCAGGAGCTACCCTGGGAAGGGCACTGATCGGGTTTCTGCTCGGGGCACTGGCCGGATTTGGCCTGGCCCTGGTGATGAAGCTGTCCGGAATTGTGGAAAAACTGATCCTCCCCTATCTGATGATCATCCAGCTGATCCCGGTGATCGGCATGGCTCCTATCATTCTGGCTATGACCGGAGATATCAACCGAAGCCGGATTATTATCGCGGCGATCTTAAGTTTTTACCCGGTGGCCACCAATGTACTGGCCGGCTTTCACGCGGTGGGCAAAGATCAGTATGACCTGATGGCCACCTACGCGGCATCCAGACGGCAGATTTACGGCAAGGTGCTGATTCCCTCCGCCAGACACTATCTCTTTACCGGACTGAAAATCGCGGCGCCGATGGCGATCACCGCATCGATTCTGGTGGACACCCTGCAGGGAGACGGCGGCCTGGGCTGCGTACTTTCCCAGGCGCTGAAACATGCCATGAGCATATACGTCTTCTGGCTGATCGTATTCTTCAGCGCCATCGTCGGTGTCCTCAGCACACTGATCATCGGCTGGGTGGAAAACCTGACCACACCGGGAAGAAAAAAAGGCGGCTGGAAACACAGCAGAGGCAGAAACCATGCGATGACAGAAGAAGCAAAAGAAAGGAAGGAACATTATGGAAGGTTATTCGCAGAAGATAAAGCGTAA